A section of the Flavobacteriales bacterium genome encodes:
- the glyA gene encoding serine hydroxymethyltransferase (catalyzes the reaction of glycine with 5,10-methylenetetrahydrofolate to form L-serine and tetrahydrofolate) — MSRDSEVFDLIQKEKERQLHGVELIASENFVSDQVMEAAGSVLTNKYAEGLPFKRYYGGCEIVDQVEQLAIDRLKELFGASWANVQPHSGAQANAAVMLACLRPGDKILGFDLSHGGHLTHGSPVNYSGKLYEPHFYGVDRESGLVDYEM; from the coding sequence ATGTCTCGTGATTCAGAAGTATTCGATCTTATCCAAAAAGAGAAAGAACGTCAGCTCCATGGCGTAGAACTCATCGCCTCTGAGAATTTCGTGAGCGACCAGGTGATGGAAGCCGCGGGCTCTGTTCTGACCAATAAATATGCGGAAGGATTGCCCTTCAAGCGCTACTATGGAGGATGTGAGATCGTTGATCAGGTGGAGCAACTGGCCATCGATCGATTGAAAGAACTGTTCGGAGCGAGCTGGGCCAATGTCCAGCCTCATTCAGGAGCACAAGCCAATGCTGCCGTGATGCTGGCCTGCTTGCGACCGGGTGATAAGATTCTAGGTTTCGACCTCTCTCATGGTGGTCACTTGACACACGGCTCTCCGGTCAATTATTCCGGTAAACTCTATGAGCCTCATTTCTATGGTGTCGACAGAGAATCCGGTCTAGTGGACTATGAGATGC
- the xrtF gene encoding exosortase family protein XrtF — translation MRSIKENPFLRFLILASGSYLLWYWLYHGYINDYTGFDRMVIDNLIDITSTILRAMGYELIPEPPAVDQIRTVGIDGTYGLWIGDPCNGISLFALFTIFIFWYPGPWKKKLWFIPLGLLSIHLINVLRIVALCIIVTYDYAYLDFNHNYTFTILVNGWMFLLWIIWATRFSDLSLKKSTP, via the coding sequence ATGCGATCCATCAAGGAGAACCCATTCCTCCGCTTCTTGATACTGGCCTCTGGCTCCTATCTTCTTTGGTATTGGCTCTATCACGGGTATATCAATGACTACACCGGATTCGACCGGATGGTCATAGACAATCTCATCGACATCACAAGCACCATCTTACGTGCGATGGGCTATGAACTCATCCCAGAACCCCCAGCTGTCGATCAAATACGGACTGTAGGTATCGATGGCACATACGGCCTATGGATCGGTGACCCATGTAATGGCATCAGTCTGTTTGCCTTGTTCACCATCTTCATATTCTGGTATCCCGGTCCTTGGAAGAAGAAGCTCTGGTTCATTCCCCTCGGATTACTCAGCATCCACTTGATCAATGTGCTGCGCATCGTGGCTCTCTGCATCATTGTTACCTATGACTACGCTTATCTGGATTTCAATCACAACTACACCTTCACTATACTGGTGAATGGATGGATGTTCCTACTCTGGATCATCTGGGCGACCCGATTCTCTGATCTCTCATTGAAAAAGAGCACCCCATGA